Part of the Lytechinus variegatus isolate NC3 chromosome 16, Lvar_3.0, whole genome shotgun sequence genome, TCTGCTTGGTCTATTTCTGAAAATTAAGATAACATTACCAGTTTATAGGcttattgtttatttatgaaatactcAGAACCCTTCTTTGacagaagaataaaaaagaacttTTCGATCATATTTGACTTTGggttattaatatttttatattttgcaaACAGGAAAACACGTGTCACTTCTGggccaataatgataatacaatgAAAACCTATCCTGCTCATCATAGGCAGGAGAACATTGTGTGCAATTGACCATGTTTGACGCCAGTTTATATGGCAGCGTATTTTTTGCtattattttgaaaggaaatttCACTTGAGTAATATGCTCCCGTTTGGCAAAGTGCGAAGTGGTTGGATCTTAGACATAACACATGTAGTCATATCACAGGTATTCCAAAAGGAAGTATAATTCAAAAGCTTTCGGGATTTCTAAAACAATGCATTTCGTATGTATATATTATTCACTACACGAGAGAAGACCTGTCGGCTAAAGGGTATTTTGAGATGGAGGGGGCGGGGACGAGGCAACCAAAATGTAACGAGATTATTTTCCTCAATTTAATATCACGGGTATCATATTTTTCACGACTTGATTGGACTTCTATTTTTGATACCCTTCTTAtttatcttttcctttttttctcttttttttctctttccccatttttcattcatcaattaaacaaaatggtCATAAACTTTCTCTCTCCCCAGGTAGTCCGTAAGAAAGTTACTCAAACTCTCACTGATGCTTTAATCTTCGTTTTTTAACAACTCTCTTCTGAAAAAAAAGCTCATTATAATTATGGAGAATTTGCCGATTTGGGGCaaaattccttttaaaaaatatattaaatactGTTAACGGATAAGTTCAATTTTATCACCTACCATCAACAAGAATAGACTTTGCCGATTTGGGGCagaattcctttaaaaaaaaaggtgcaCGCGAACGAGCGAAGCGAGAGAGCAAAATGTTTGacatttttgtacaaaaatctaattcattatagattttgacacattgttatgaaaaaatatcaaattttaccCTTTCCCttacctttttaaaaaatctttttccATATGGTAATTCGTTATTTTGGAAGTCCCCCCTCCCTCACCCTATTCGTACGCCAGTGCGTCAGGAATAGATGCCTCTTGTTCAACAGGAGGCAACAGACAAAGCATCCTGTAATATATAAATACAACACTCACTGCTCTCATCAATTACCACCATCACCGTCATCACTACACCGATCATCCAAGCCTTCGATGTCATCCTCGTCATCGTGTTACGTCAACCACGAAGTCCTTCTCAGACAAGAAGCTCACTGGAACCGGTATCTGAATAACCTGCTTGGTGGATTATTCCTCATGAATCGTCTTGTAAGATTAGGTCAGATTCGACGCCATTTATTTTGGCGGGATCCTAGAGAGTGCCGCTAGGTCCGTTTCATTCTCTCACTCTGATTCAGCCTAGCTTGTCAAGCTTCCAATCTATAGTTCGCAGTCAAAACAGTCCAGTTCCTGATCTTTGTTAGGTTTTGATAATCAGTCATAAGATCCTTCCGGTAATGGAATCAGAATTGATCTAAGTGTAAGTGCATCGTCCATGGGAGAGGCATATTCAGTGTTAGAAGGTTATCAGGGCTACCTGCAGTAAAACTTGCGTTTGAAATTAAACATAAAAGATCAACGAAAACTCTAAAATCACTACAAATGATTGGTCGAAAGAAGGGGTGCGTCTGATTTTAGTAGGAATTGGGTTGTGACCCTTTCTGCACAATGCCCTGAAAATAGTCTCAGTTTCCAGCATACTTTGGCTTTGAGGTCAAGAGCAAGTTTTTGTCATTAAAATCACTTCCCATCGATgtaattggaaacaaaaaaattgataaatactTTATTAGAAATTAGTGCATCTCCGTGAGACAGTATGGTATTTATATGAAGACGGGAACATGCTGATTAGATGtattaaaatcacaaaatgatttctgctttgaccattgTAAAACCTTTTCAGAGACCATTCGGAAAATGTTTTAAATTCGTTGCGATCTGTGAGGCAGTCACTTTTTATTGTAGGTTTTTGTTACCTAAGTGATAATCTCttaatacattttcaaaacaaaattagaaagcaaaaaaaatgttagtcTAATATAAGTTTtaacaaaaatcagaatttcTATTCCTCAATAAATGACAAACAGATTGAACGCGCATGGGTCGAAAACATAAATTTCACCGCAAAattggtaataattttattcaattttttttctcccaaatggccataattttctATAGCATCCTAGGCTTTATAGGTCTAATTTTCTTCGATTCTAATCGCAGTGGGTCGGACAAACTCTTTTTTACTTGCCCCTAGATTCTAAATGAAATACGATGTAAAATGCGTCAAGACGGAGTTTGGATTTCGTGAGAAGCTGGTTGACTTCGGTATAATGATCAATTCAAGGTCATATCATTGTTTGACAACAAACCAATCCTATAATGGTTGGTTGCTTTATATAACAGCATGGTTTCACACAGGAAAGCTATCAGGGCAATAGGAAACCACTATTTCCACTCCTTAATCGGTCACCAAGTCTCTCTTTCCGGTTTTgtccaaaaaaaaacccatggtTCCCTTATGGTATGTTCATGGTACGATCATCATTGATATCAGGGCAAAAACCCCGAATTCGTGAACTTTGATCATAATAACTATCCAGCTAGCTGGCAGCCTTTTTGGCGGGCCGTCACTGGCGTACATGGGGGGGGGATTAGACTTTACAATTTTCAGGGGCAAAAAAtgagaggaaaagggaaaaatagAATTCTATTTTCTGAAACCTATGGAAAATAGATATTTATaataaaaggttcatcaaaatatacagCTGCCCCCTCCCCATGTACAAgacttagcaattgatcgtaagACTGAATCGTACGATTGCATTAATCGATGCAATCAAACTCAGCCccatgggcccgtattctggtttaaagttgtggtttaactatgggaAGCCAGTTGTGGTATAGAGGTTGAATGTATTAGCTCATTTAAGTCTCAAATTATTCTTAATTGTCTGGGAATAAGGATGAAGAAGATAGTTGTCTTCACCATAACAAaattaggaaagagcacagtgaacATTAGAAACattcaatgaaaacataattttgacagatttggcttcccataatctTGGCACAaaattagaccatggtctaagttaaacctgaattcagaatacgggccatgatCTTTATGATAATAGGTCCatggccccgtaacacaaatgctagcgatcaatcgctacaAAATTGGCCTTCATCGTTGCATTCTAATTTTGCGTAGTAGGCTGACTAAGAACTAATCAGCACTGCTCTATAAAATCAGCGATTAACGCTAAGGTttgtttgcgatggattgcgaATGTGAAAGAAACGCTCTGATTGGTTCCCTGTTAGTCATGTTTTACAAAGTGcgcatgcaacaatgatcttgattggtcattggtattaagcgattgattgcaaacctctgtgttacggagcccaggtgaGACAACCATTTGGCGAATTAAAAACGGTGTTATTTCGCTGATCTTTGTATAATCATGTATAGCTATGATCCTCGGTAAAATTGCATATGTTGCAGTGAGCGGACTGAAACCCTAATtgtaaaataatggaaaatgatctcatatttcatgcaaaaatattgaataatatcAACGGATAAGCTCAAACTCATCACCTACCATCAACAAGAAGAGAGGTAATCAAACAACACTCCTTTCCCTTTCAAATTAATGAACAAATCGATTATCGATACAAAAGAAACATATGAAGAGCAAAACATCAATACTACACAATTATGACAATGGAAtaagatttttatcattttgaaaaaaaaaagaagtatccCTACACTCTAAGAACACGGagtaaaattttgcccaatattgggtaagaaagggaacatgcatgtttgctgggtatttaaTATAaccatattgggctatttcaacgcaacattgggtaaaatttacaaaacattgGGTATCTTCTTACCCAACCAGCATGCATGTTCCCGTTTTAcccaaatattgggtaaaacagTTTTTAGTGTGTATTTTATGAGTGTTTGGCGACTGTCTTTTGAGGGTAGCTTAATTTAATTGTGAAAGCgtcaaattaaacaaattaatgtatAATACATTGCACGGTTTACACAGGCAAATTAGAAGACGGTCCTTCATGCGCCATCATAATGTCAAAATGTTTGCCTAATTATGTCGACATGTTTTGTGATATTCCTGTCCGTCCCTCGATCCTAACGCTTTGCGGTCTAGTCAGAGTCCCCCGAAAATAGAGGCATTGTGAGGTCACCGTGCCCCGGGCTAACTTTCTTCCAATAGGAAAACTTTTTCCAAACTGTCGTGCGCGCCGACTTACGTAACAATGCACGTCCAGCAACACTGCGCAGAGACATTaacttttgaccaatcagaaacGCGGTGGTAAAACTGCTTTCTCAAAATCATACGTAACAAAGAAACGCACAAGTTTTCGTTTACGTTAGCAACCTTTACGAATAAACTATTCATTCTTTAAGAATTCTCCTTGCGATCAAGACGTTTGCTTAGCACTTGTCTTTAGATCTCTCTAAGAGAATGGCTCGCCGATCTTCACGTATGCGAAGATATTTCTCCCAACTTCGAAAGAGAATGGGAAAGAATTTGAGGAGATTGTGCTGTTTCCTCCAAGGTATGGACAATGTTTTTCATCAAGATCCCACCCTAAGACAACTACgtttaaatataaaacaaattaacgGATTATTTTCAACTGATTCGTTCAAATCAGTATTACTACTATTTTAAGCGTACAGACTCACGATTGATATGGAGCGAATGGAACTATATAATTATAGTTTTATTATGAATGATGATCATTAAGAATGATATGTTTTTACCCGTAAATATCTATCatctaactatctatctatccatttatccatccatccatccatctatctatctatcttttatctatctatctatcgttctatctatcgttctatatatttatccatccatctatctgtctgtctttacAGTCACCGAGGATGACAGCGATCATATCCGAAATAATAAATTGACTACAGAAGCCCTCAAAATGGTAAGAATAGATATATTCTTAACATAAAgcattgaaattattttctccTTATGCATGTCATCAAGGCtataacataaaataatgaaaactactttatctgaaaaaagataaattttgaCTCCTCGCCCTTATTCCGAAGCATAATTTGAAGTTAACCTTTTTGGAATGTATTTCCCGATCTCTTTCAAGTAAATATTATTTAATAccgattttttttgtgtgtgtcaaatttcttgaaacACAGTTCCACTCCACAAATATCAGTGATGCTCACAGCGACACGACATCCGTATGGAGTTCGGAAGACGGCTTACACAGTACCTTGTACTATCCGGTTAACACCTTAATGCAAATCGATAACGACGACGACAGCGTCGACAGCTCTTGTCAGTCCCACAATGAAGTATCGACTGAAGGTGATAACGAATCGCTGCTATCAGATACCACATCGAGTCTTCTGAGATTCATGGATGAAATGGACAATGATAGCATTACAGATGTGTCCAGCATCGCCAGCGATGATGAATACGATGACGACAGTAGTTTCACAACTGTCAGTGATATGACAGACTTTACTGATGATCTCCTCGATGACGACAACGGTGACGTCATGCTAGAAAAGTCTATCTATAACGTCGACTTTGGGGTTACGGACAATGCTTTATCAATTGCAACTTCGTTTCTCGATAAAATCCTTTCTGATGTCGCCTATCAACTTAACTGCAAATATTGAGCTCGAGAAAATACCCAATCGCTTTCTTGTAAATAAAAAACTTTTCCCGGAAATGCTATGCGTCTTCTTTCCTCATTGTTGTGttatttggtgaaaaaaaacttcattAAACATTTACCACACGAACAGCAAATGCAACAGAAGATTGAAACTTAAAAGCAATCGGATTCTCAATCTCTAGattaaaatctttgaaaaacatGAATGTTACTATATAATTTAAAAACTATAATACTAGGGGAAGTGGGTAGCGCAGagacataaaaatatatgttgGAACAGAGAGGAGAAAATAGCAAAAGGAGTCCACAAAGAAGAGATGGACGAGAGAGAGGAAGGGAAAGGAGAATGAGATGGACAatgagaaaggaagaaaaggtgtgggagagaaagggagagagaaatcTTGAGAGAGAATTCCCgcagttaccatggttacggtCAAATTGAACTGGTGACagcccgcgagaccgactttttccctttcatcagttgccgcggtcgagtggtCTAGGCACCTCGTTGCAGCGGCGTAACATGTGCCTGTTATCAGAGGGGGGGGACAGAGTCAAATattcgattcaattcaattctttatgtcatttccattcaaaacataagaCAAAGTAGTAATCAGATACAATTTTacagggcattcttacttcgtaaaacaaacataaaaaacagtatattatagagcataaatggaaatgaggggatccactaaaaagcaaagcttgtaaaagtGTGAatccccttggaaatgaagaaagtaTAGTCGACTTATTCTTATatgcgtacatgtatgtattacatgaaagaaaaagagaacaaaagaaatcatatttatgcaaacataattacaataattaaagTAATTATATTTCCCAGTAATTACGTCTAGAATTAGTGGCATAACTAGAATTTCAGTTAAAGTGACAGTAGTGAGCACGGGAAGCGCGTTCCCGGGGGATGCAGTGAGGGAAGTGTAATTGCTGATTTTGTGTTAAATTTTCCAggactccgtaacacaaaggtttgcgatggattgcaaatatgaaaggaCCGCACTGGTTGGTCGCTGGTCAGTATCTTAAACCAAATTCGCGTAACCATTGATATTGACTGGTcaattcatttagcgattgatcgctataTTTTGTGTAAAGGTTTTCAGGTGAGAAAGCCTTTTCACGAATTACAAATGATGTTATTTTGATGATCTTGTATACTGAGCTTTGATCCTCGGTAAAATTTCGCGTTATCAATATCTTGCAGTGAGCTGACTGTAACCCTAATTGTCAAATAATGGACAGAATGAccgaatatttcataaaaaatattaaatactaTTAACGGTTAAGTTCAATTTTATCACCTATGAAGAAGAAAGATATACAACGAAGAATCCTTTCCCTTTCAAATTAATGTTATATCAATAATTATCGATACAACAAACCTATTAATAAACATTGATACGATACAATTATGACAATGGAATAAGATTTCTTATCAATTTGAAAAGAGAAGTAGCCCTATTTTACGAGTGTTTAGCGACTGTCTTTTGAGGGTAGCTTAATTTAATTGTAAAAgcgtcaaataaaaaaaaaataatacattgcaCGGTTTATACAGGCAAAGAAGACGGTCTTTCATGCGCCATCTTATATTAAAATGTTTGCCTAATTATGTCGACATGTTTTCTCATATTCCTGTCCGTCCCTCGATCCTAACGCTTTGCAGTCTCGTCAGAGTCCCCCGAAAATAAAGGCATTGTGAGGTCACCGTGCCCCGGGCTAACTTTCTTCCAATAAGAAAACTTTTTCCAAACTGTCGTGCGCGCCGACTTACGTAACAATGCACGTCCAGCAACACTGCGCAGAGACATTaacttttgaccaatcagaaacGCGGTGGTAAAACTGCTTTCTCAAAATCATACGTAACAAAGAAACGCACAAGTTTTCGTTTACGTTAGCAACCTTTACGAATAAACTATTCATTCTTTAAGAATTCTCCTTGCGATCAAGACGTTTGCTTAGCACCTGTCTTTAGATCTCTCAAAGAGAATGGCTCGCCGATCTTCACGTATTCGAAGATATTTCTCCCGACTTCGAAAGAGAACGGGAAAGAATTTGAGGAGATTGTGCTGTTTCCTCCAAGGTATGGACAATGTTTTTCATCTGGATCCCACCCTAAAACAACTAggtttaaatataaaacaaattaacagattATTTTCAACTGATTCGTTCAACTcagtattactattatttttagcGTACAGACTCACGATTGACATGGAACGAATGGAACTATATAATTATAGTTTTATTATGAATGATGATCATTAAGAATGATATGGTTTTACCCGTTATCTATCATctaaaacatttgaaaacattctttttatccaaatactgacatgtacatgtaccccaAGTGGTGCATGtattgctaatttttttttttgtcgatGTTCCTCtgacacatttcatttttgtttctttttgtaaacATGTCCTTCAATTacacatatattttattgtattaaatGTAGATATAAGGGAACTTATTTTACAGGGCCACATGGCCTCATTAtagtttcccttttttcattttcaaataatttagcatgtatttaccctttcttgttttcatttaaaGGCATTCTGTAAActgtttatatgtattttacttttatgaatgtatattattgcaaatgtatttaatttgtattgtaatgaactgttttttatatgattatggaaaataaatgatcaacaaacaaacaaatttatctatctaactatctatctatccatctatctatatatctatcgttctatctatttatccatccatctatctgtctgtctttacAGTCACCGAGGATGACAGCGATCATATCCGAAATAATAAATTGACTACAGAAGCCCTCAAAATGGTAAGAATAGATATATTCTTAACATAAAgcattgaaattattttctccTTATGCATGTCATCAAGGCtataacataaaataatgaaaactactttatctgaaaaaagataaattttgaCTCCTCGCCCTTATTCCGAAGCATAATTTGAAGTTAACCTTTTGGAATGTATTTCCCGATCTCTTTTAAGTAAATATTATTTAataccgattttttttttgtcaaatttcttgaaacACAGTTCCACTCCACAAATATCAGTGATGCTCACAGCGACACGACATCCGTATGGAGTTCGGAAGACGGCTTACACAGTACCTTGTACT contains:
- the LOC121430190 gene encoding uncharacterized protein LOC121430190 encodes the protein MFHSTNISDAHSDTTSVWSSEDGLHSTLYYPVNTLMQIDNDDDSVDSSCQSHNEVSTEGDNESLLSDTTSSLLRFMDEMDNDSITDVSSIASDDEYDDDSSFTTVSDMTDFTDDLLDDDNGDVMLEKSIYNVDFGVTDNALSIATSFLDKILSDVAYQLNCKY